One Azospirillum lipoferum 4B DNA segment encodes these proteins:
- a CDS encoding cation:proton antiporter: MGPFDLSAILLTLAAAFGFINYRWLKLPSTIALFLEGLVLALLVSGADSVAASLGIGNWLRHLIDRISLPDILLDGILSLLLYAAAVNEDLCALLKRKWTVLALATLGVLIFTALMGAGLHVIFGLVGVGVPLIWCLVLGAAIAPTDPVAVHGILERLPVPDTLRSVISGESLFNDGVGVVAFVTLLHLATGSEQDLTAGEVAFDFLKEAFGGAALGFAGGWVAYQAKRRVDESTVELTISLALALGTYSLANQLGVSGPIAVVVAGLLIGDTTERHVSSDESRRDLRVVWAMIDAVLNALLFLLVGLEATMGISWTVPALLAALLAIPLSLAARLFSLTPALLMHMGRTGKTNALVVLTWAGLRGGIAVALVLSLPESPYRDPILAVCYAAVAFSILVQGLTLEPIGRRLYGGKGEGAERTGAG, from the coding sequence TTGGGTCCGTTCGACCTCTCCGCGATCCTGCTGACCCTGGCAGCCGCCTTCGGCTTCATCAATTACCGATGGTTGAAGCTGCCCAGCACCATCGCGCTGTTCCTCGAAGGGCTGGTCCTGGCCCTGCTGGTCAGCGGCGCCGACAGCGTGGCGGCATCGCTCGGCATCGGCAACTGGCTGCGCCACCTGATAGACCGGATCAGCCTGCCGGACATCCTGCTCGACGGCATCCTCAGCCTGCTGCTCTATGCCGCTGCGGTGAACGAGGATCTCTGCGCCCTGCTGAAGCGGAAATGGACGGTGCTGGCGCTGGCGACGCTTGGCGTCCTGATCTTCACCGCCCTGATGGGGGCCGGGCTGCACGTCATCTTCGGGTTGGTCGGCGTCGGCGTGCCGCTGATCTGGTGTCTGGTGCTTGGTGCAGCCATCGCGCCGACCGACCCGGTGGCGGTGCACGGCATCCTGGAACGGCTGCCGGTTCCCGACACGCTCCGCTCGGTGATCTCGGGCGAAAGCCTGTTCAACGACGGCGTCGGGGTGGTGGCGTTCGTGACCCTGCTGCATCTCGCCACCGGCAGCGAACAGGATCTGACCGCCGGCGAAGTGGCCTTCGATTTTCTGAAGGAGGCGTTCGGCGGTGCGGCGCTCGGCTTCGCCGGCGGTTGGGTCGCCTATCAGGCGAAGCGGCGGGTCGACGAGAGCACGGTGGAGCTGACGATCTCGCTGGCCCTGGCGTTGGGGACCTATTCTCTGGCAAATCAGCTGGGGGTGTCGGGACCCATCGCGGTGGTGGTGGCGGGACTGCTGATCGGCGACACGACCGAACGCCATGTCAGCAGCGACGAGAGCCGCCGCGACCTGCGCGTGGTGTGGGCGATGATCGACGCCGTGCTGAACGCCCTGCTGTTCCTGCTGGTGGGGCTGGAGGCGACCATGGGCATTTCCTGGACGGTGCCGGCCCTTCTGGCCGCGCTGCTGGCGATCCCGCTGTCCCTGGCGGCGCGGCTGTTCAGCCTGACCCCCGCCCTGCTGATGCATATGGGGCGCACCGGCAAGACGAATGCGCTTGTCGTCCTGACCTGGGCGGGTCTGCGCGGCGGCATCGCGGTGGCGCTTGTGCTGTCCCTGCCGGAAAGCCCCTACCGCGACCCCATCCTGGCGGTCTGCTATGCCGCCGTCGCCTTCAGCATCCTGGTGCAGGGGCTGACGCTGGAGCCGATCGGCCGGCGGCTGTATGGCGGCAAAGGGGAGGGGGCGGAGCGGACCGGCGCCGGCTGA
- a CDS encoding LLM class flavin-dependent oxidoreductase has translation MIPFSVLDLSPIVQGATAADSFRNTLDLARHAERWGYKRYWLAEHHNMPGIASAATAVVIAHVAAGTSTIRVGSGGVMLPNHAPLMVAEQFGTLESLYPGRIDLGLGRAPGTDMMTARALRRDMTDSGDRFPQDVVELQMYFEEPEPNQRIRAVPGAGLKVPLWLLGSSLFSAQLAAMLGLPFAFASHFAPDMLMEALTIYRARFEPSATLDKPYAMVAVNLFAADTEAEARRIYSSAQQQFASLRRGTPGKLPPPVDDIEAWWSSPAEKMMVERALGTMAAVGTPDQVAAKLSEVIRVTQADELILAGQIYDHAARLRSFQIGSELRERLG, from the coding sequence ATGATCCCCTTTTCCGTCCTCGACCTCAGCCCGATCGTGCAGGGGGCGACCGCCGCCGACAGCTTCCGCAACACGCTGGACCTTGCCCGCCATGCGGAACGCTGGGGCTACAAGCGTTACTGGCTGGCCGAGCATCACAACATGCCGGGCATCGCCAGTGCCGCCACCGCCGTCGTGATCGCCCATGTCGCCGCCGGCACCTCGACCATCCGCGTCGGCTCGGGCGGGGTGATGCTGCCCAACCATGCGCCGCTGATGGTGGCGGAGCAGTTCGGCACGCTGGAATCGCTCTATCCCGGCCGCATCGACCTCGGGCTCGGCCGCGCGCCGGGGACCGATATGATGACGGCCCGCGCGCTGCGCCGCGACATGACCGACAGCGGCGACCGCTTCCCGCAGGACGTGGTCGAGCTGCAGATGTATTTCGAGGAGCCGGAGCCGAACCAGCGCATCCGGGCGGTGCCGGGGGCCGGGCTGAAGGTGCCGCTGTGGCTGCTGGGCTCCAGCCTGTTCAGTGCGCAGCTGGCGGCGATGCTGGGGCTGCCCTTCGCCTTCGCCTCGCACTTCGCGCCCGACATGCTGATGGAGGCGCTGACGATCTACCGCGCCCGCTTCGAGCCGTCGGCGACGCTGGACAAGCCCTATGCCATGGTCGCGGTCAACCTGTTCGCCGCCGATACGGAGGCCGAGGCGCGGCGCATCTATTCCTCCGCCCAGCAGCAGTTCGCCAGCCTGCGCCGCGGCACGCCGGGCAAGCTGCCCCCGCCGGTGGACGACATCGAGGCGTGGTGGAGCAGCCCGGCCGAGAAGATGATGGTGGAGCGCGCGCTCGGCACCATGGCGGCGGTCGGCACGCCGGATCAGGTGGCGGCCAAGCTGTCGGAGGTCATCCGCGTCACCCAGGCGGACGAGCTGATCCTGGCCGGACAGATCTACGACCACGCCGCCCGGCTGCGCTCCTTCCAGATCGGATCGGAACTGCGCGAGCGGCTCGGCTGA